In a genomic window of Pedobacter sp. KBS0701:
- a CDS encoding polysaccharide lyase family 1 protein: protein MKKNFLNLLFTTALMLSANYSFAQYPNIPADVKKSSDSMMKEAYHQSDIAWEKAKPIIAKEAGEGKPYIPWAGRPNDLPQSKLLAFPGAEGGGAYSFGGHGGRVIVVKNLNDSGPGSLRDACEQGGARIVVFNVAGIIRLKTPLIIRAPYITIAGQTAPGDGVCVAGESVWLNTHDVIVRFMRFRRGETFVGRRDDAIGGNPVGNIMIDHVSASWGLDENMSMYRHMYNDSTGKTEEKLGTVNITIQNSIFSEALDYWNHAFGSTLGGENCAFVRNLWADNGARNPSIGWNGIFNFANNVVFNWNNRSTDGGDYTAQYNIINNFYKPGPVTELKDPISYRILKPESGRSKLPYVVFGRAYVAGNIIDGNEKVTKNNWDGGVQLEDKKGNLMSYEQASKYFAAMKAKDPFPMPKISIIPTLQAKDYVLANAGATLPKRDPVDTRVVKQVSTGKIEVHPDAKPSAFQFEHRRLPGDSYKQGIITEVSQVGGYPEYKGTPYKDSDDDGMPDAYELKNGLNPKDASDASKITKSGYSNIEVYVNSVVPVSIVKPN, encoded by the coding sequence TTCCGATTCGATGATGAAAGAAGCTTATCATCAATCGGACATTGCCTGGGAAAAAGCCAAGCCTATTATTGCTAAAGAAGCAGGCGAAGGCAAACCATATATCCCATGGGCTGGCAGACCGAACGATTTGCCACAATCTAAATTATTGGCCTTTCCGGGTGCTGAAGGCGGAGGCGCTTATAGTTTTGGTGGTCATGGCGGTAGAGTAATCGTAGTAAAAAATTTAAATGATAGCGGTCCGGGGTCATTGCGTGATGCCTGTGAACAAGGCGGCGCAAGGATTGTAGTTTTCAATGTTGCAGGGATCATCAGGTTGAAAACCCCGTTAATTATCCGTGCACCTTATATTACCATTGCCGGACAAACGGCTCCGGGTGATGGCGTTTGCGTGGCTGGCGAATCGGTATGGTTAAATACACACGATGTAATTGTGCGTTTTATGCGTTTTAGAAGGGGCGAAACCTTTGTAGGCCGTAGAGATGATGCCATTGGCGGAAATCCGGTGGGTAACATCATGATCGATCACGTTTCTGCAAGCTGGGGACTGGACGAAAACATGTCGATGTACCGCCACATGTATAACGATAGCACTGGCAAAACCGAAGAAAAACTAGGAACGGTGAACATTACCATCCAAAATTCGATTTTTTCTGAAGCATTAGATTACTGGAACCATGCATTTGGTTCAACCTTAGGGGGAGAAAACTGTGCTTTTGTACGTAACCTTTGGGCTGATAATGGTGCCCGGAACCCATCAATCGGTTGGAACGGAATTTTCAATTTCGCCAATAACGTGGTGTTCAACTGGAATAACCGCTCTACAGATGGAGGCGATTATACTGCGCAATACAACATCATCAATAACTTTTACAAACCAGGTCCCGTTACCGAATTAAAAGACCCGATCAGTTACCGCATTTTAAAACCAGAATCTGGTCGCAGTAAATTACCTTATGTGGTTTTCGGACGTGCTTATGTCGCTGGAAATATCATCGATGGCAATGAAAAAGTAACCAAAAACAACTGGGATGGCGGTGTACAGCTGGAAGATAAAAAAGGAAATCTAATGTCTTACGAGCAAGCCAGTAAATATTTCGCAGCGATGAAGGCAAAAGATCCCTTCCCAATGCCAAAAATCAGCATTATACCTACCTTACAGGCAAAAGATTACGTATTGGCAAATGCAGGAGCTACTTTACCAAAAAGAGATCCGGTTGATACCCGCGTAGTTAAACAGGTAAGCACAGGTAAAATCGAGGTGCATCCTGATGCCAAGCCGTCCGCTTTCCAGTTCGAACACCGCAGACTCCCTGGCGATTCTTATAAACAGGGTATCATTACCGAAGTTTCGCAGGTGGGTGGTTATCCGGAATATAAAGGAACACCTTACAAAGATTCAGACGACGACGGTATGCCTGACGCTTACGAACTGAAAAACGGTTTAAATCCGAAAGATGCTTCTGATGCCTCAAAAATCACCAAAAGTGGTTATTCTAATATCGAAGTTTATGTAAATAGTGTAGTTCCTGTTTCCATTGTAAAACCAAACTAA
- a CDS encoding glycoside hydrolase family 43 protein, whose protein sequence is MFKPKSIASFRFAIIGLLLCGLSSCTKQAYLFTSFHEPATEGLRLLYSYDAYHWTDLNKTFLKPEVGIQKVLRDPSIVQGPDGTFHLVWTCSWKGDKGFGYASSKDLIHWTEQKFLPVMEKEPKTVNVWAPEIFYDDEKKEYVIIWASTIPFRFAKGIEEEENNHRMYSITTKDFVTFSELKLFLDPGFSVIDAVIVKRAVKDYVLVLKDNTRPNRNLKVAFAKNALGPYENISETFSPKLTEGPTVVKVKNDWLIYFDAYGQKIYSAYKTADFKTFKDVTAEVSVPEGHKHGTIIKVKKELIENLLK, encoded by the coding sequence GTGTTTAAACCAAAATCCATAGCATCATTTCGTTTCGCCATTATTGGCCTGCTTTTGTGCGGATTAAGCTCCTGCACCAAACAAGCCTATTTATTCACTTCTTTTCATGAACCCGCAACTGAGGGTTTAAGGCTTTTATACAGCTACGATGCCTACCATTGGACAGATTTAAACAAAACCTTTTTAAAACCTGAAGTCGGAATACAAAAAGTGCTACGTGATCCATCCATTGTTCAAGGGCCTGATGGAACATTTCATCTGGTGTGGACCTGCAGCTGGAAAGGTGATAAAGGTTTTGGTTATGCCAGTTCAAAAGATCTGATCCACTGGACGGAGCAGAAATTTCTTCCGGTAATGGAGAAAGAACCTAAAACCGTAAATGTTTGGGCGCCTGAAATCTTTTACGATGACGAGAAAAAGGAATATGTGATCATTTGGGCCTCAACCATCCCATTTCGTTTTGCAAAGGGAATAGAAGAAGAAGAAAACAACCACCGCATGTACAGCATCACCACAAAGGATTTTGTGACTTTTTCGGAGCTTAAACTCTTCTTAGATCCTGGTTTCAGTGTGATTGATGCGGTTATTGTGAAAAGGGCTGTTAAAGATTATGTACTGGTGCTGAAGGATAATACCCGTCCGAATAGAAATTTAAAGGTTGCTTTTGCAAAAAATGCTTTAGGTCCGTATGAAAATATTTCGGAAACCTTTAGCCCTAAATTAACAGAAGGACCAACGGTAGTAAAAGTTAAAAATGATTGGCTGATCTACTTCGACGCTTACGGACAAAAGATTTATTCGGCTTATAAAACAGCCGATTTTAAAACTTTTAAAGATGTAACAGCAGAAGTTTCAGTGCCAGAAGGACATAAACACGGGACAATTATAAAAGTGAAAAAGGAATTGATTGAGAATTTATTGAAATAG
- a CDS encoding glycoside hydrolase family 140 protein, which produces MNFKTNIFLLAIISCIAFGCKKKPHFGDKSILVSENGRYLTTGDGKPFFWLGDTAWLLFSRLTREESNTYLEDRKQKGFNVIQIMLLHDVPSSNVYLDSSVVHADISKPMLTPGNDPKDSLAYDYWDHVDYIVDQAAEKGLYMALVPVWGTNVKNKKVNKTQAKAYSEFLAKRYKDKWNIIWLNGGDIKGSDGADVWNTIGETLRANDPNHLITFHPRGRTASSQWFQKAKWCDFDMIQSGHRRYDQDTSKNEKLHYGEDNWKYIEADYKLKPTKPTIDGEPSYEDIPQGLHDTTQPRWTDADVRRYGYWSVFAGAFGYTYGHNSVMQLYKKTDLKPAYGPKDQWITAINAPGAKQMQYLKDLMLVHPYFDRIPDQTLIAGKNGEKYDRILATRGEEFALLYTYTGRNFSVQMGKIDGDEVKASWFDPRTGKTIKIGEFENKGIKEFNPPGESANGNDWVLVLEGI; this is translated from the coding sequence ATGAACTTTAAAACCAACATATTTTTACTTGCTATTATTTCCTGCATCGCTTTTGGCTGTAAGAAAAAGCCTCATTTTGGAGATAAGAGCATCCTGGTTTCTGAAAATGGCAGATACCTGACCACCGGCGATGGCAAACCTTTTTTCTGGTTGGGCGATACAGCCTGGTTATTGTTCAGCCGGTTAACCCGCGAAGAATCGAATACTTACCTCGAAGATCGTAAACAGAAAGGTTTTAATGTAATTCAGATAATGTTACTGCACGATGTTCCCTCAAGTAATGTGTATTTAGATTCATCAGTGGTTCATGCCGATATTTCAAAGCCGATGCTTACGCCGGGCAATGATCCAAAAGATTCACTGGCTTACGATTATTGGGACCATGTGGATTATATCGTTGATCAGGCAGCGGAAAAAGGTCTTTATATGGCCTTGGTTCCGGTTTGGGGTACCAATGTGAAAAATAAAAAAGTAAATAAAACGCAGGCAAAGGCTTATTCTGAGTTTTTAGCTAAACGTTATAAAGACAAATGGAACATCATTTGGTTAAATGGTGGCGATATTAAAGGAAGTGACGGTGCAGACGTTTGGAATACCATCGGTGAAACGTTAAGAGCCAATGATCCCAATCACCTCATTACTTTCCATCCAAGGGGAAGAACAGCATCATCACAATGGTTTCAAAAGGCTAAATGGTGTGATTTTGATATGATTCAATCAGGTCACCGCCGTTATGATCAGGATACTTCTAAAAATGAAAAATTGCATTATGGCGAAGACAACTGGAAATATATCGAAGCGGATTATAAATTGAAACCTACCAAACCAACCATTGATGGGGAACCATCTTACGAGGATATTCCTCAAGGTTTGCACGATACCACACAACCCCGCTGGACAGATGCCGATGTAAGAAGATATGGTTACTGGTCGGTTTTTGCAGGTGCTTTTGGTTATACTTATGGCCATAATTCGGTGATGCAGCTGTACAAAAAGACAGATTTAAAACCTGCTTATGGTCCGAAAGACCAATGGATTACTGCCATTAACGCGCCAGGTGCAAAACAGATGCAATATTTAAAAGATTTAATGCTGGTACATCCTTATTTCGACCGCATACCCGATCAAACTTTAATTGCAGGTAAAAATGGCGAAAAGTACGATCGCATTCTTGCCACAAGAGGGGAAGAGTTTGCATTGCTTTACACCTATACGGGACGAAATTTCAGTGTACAAATGGGCAAAATTGATGGTGATGAAGTAAAAGCATCCTGGTTTGATCCAAGAACAGGTAAAACGATAAAAATCGGAGAATTTGAAAATAAAGGAATTAAAGAATTTAACCCGCCCGGCGAATCTGCAAATGGTAACGATTGGGTGTTGGTGTTGGAGGGGATATAA
- a CDS encoding polysaccharide lyase, producing MRTRNSIFSIIALCGIGNMAFAQYPVIPEAMEKKADSLLKSIEDKSEKQFLKVKSIVDEEAKHGKPYIPWAAKPGDLPQSKMVAFPGAEGGGAYSFGGRGGKVYVVTSLDDAGKGSLREACEQGGARIIVFNVSGIIRLKTPLIIRAPYVTIAGQSAPGDGVCVAGESVWINTHDVVIRYMRFRRGATDVTRRDDAIGGNPVGNIIIDHVSASWGLDENMSIYRHVYDPQDGSKPVKLPTVNVTIQNSIFSEALDTYNHAFGSTIGGLNSTFMRNLWASNISRNPSVGMYGDFGFANNVIFNWWNRSADGGDNASFYSFINNYYKPGPITPAGEPISYRILKPESGRDKKFANEFGKAYVTGNIIEGNEKVTKNNWDGGIQPESKRDKQKLLDSIRTDQPLPMAKISIIDTKKAYDYVLANAGASLPVRDAVDQRIIKQVTTGKIEHVEEDKLPAKQSYVKRRLPADSYKKGIISDIAQVGGYPEYKGKPYVDTDNDGIPDAWETKNGLNPKDAKDAAKISKSGYSNIEVYLNSLVDVNKVRPAKG from the coding sequence ATGCGCACCAGGAATTCAATTTTTAGCATTATTGCACTTTGTGGAATTGGAAATATGGCTTTCGCCCAATATCCGGTTATTCCGGAAGCGATGGAAAAGAAAGCTGATTCACTTTTGAAAAGCATCGAAGATAAATCGGAAAAGCAGTTTTTAAAGGTAAAATCCATTGTGGATGAAGAGGCCAAACACGGTAAACCCTATATTCCATGGGCAGCCAAACCAGGCGATTTGCCTCAATCTAAAATGGTGGCCTTTCCTGGAGCCGAAGGTGGTGGTGCTTATTCATTTGGTGGTCGTGGCGGTAAAGTGTATGTGGTAACCAGTCTTGATGATGCGGGCAAAGGAAGCTTACGGGAAGCCTGCGAACAGGGTGGAGCAAGAATTATTGTGTTCAACGTTTCCGGGATCATCAGGTTAAAAACACCATTGATCATTCGCGCACCTTATGTAACCATTGCTGGTCAGAGTGCACCTGGTGATGGCGTATGTGTCGCTGGCGAATCGGTATGGATCAATACCCACGATGTGGTGATCCGTTATATGCGTTTCCGTCGTGGTGCAACCGATGTTACCAGAAGAGATGATGCCATTGGCGGCAATCCTGTTGGAAATATTATTATCGATCACGTTTCGGCAAGCTGGGGACTGGATGAAAATATGTCGATTTATCGCCATGTATATGATCCTCAAGACGGTTCTAAACCTGTTAAATTGCCTACTGTAAACGTCACCATCCAAAATTCAATCTTTTCCGAAGCATTGGATACCTATAACCACGCTTTCGGAAGTACAATTGGTGGTTTAAATTCCACTTTTATGCGTAACCTTTGGGCATCAAACATCAGCAGAAATCCATCGGTGGGCATGTATGGCGATTTTGGTTTTGCCAATAATGTGATCTTCAACTGGTGGAACAGAAGTGCCGACGGTGGCGATAATGCCTCATTTTATAGCTTCATCAACAATTATTATAAACCAGGACCCATTACACCTGCCGGAGAACCAATTTCTTATCGTATCTTAAAACCTGAATCGGGTAGAGATAAAAAGTTCGCCAACGAATTTGGTAAAGCTTACGTAACCGGCAATATCATTGAAGGGAACGAAAAAGTAACCAAAAACAACTGGGATGGTGGTATACAGCCTGAAAGCAAAAGAGATAAACAGAAACTATTGGATTCCATCCGTACGGATCAACCTTTACCTATGGCCAAGATTTCCATCATCGATACCAAAAAAGCTTATGATTATGTTTTGGCCAATGCCGGAGCTTCATTACCGGTTCGTGATGCGGTAGACCAACGAATTATTAAACAAGTAACAACCGGTAAAATTGAACACGTAGAAGAGGATAAATTACCTGCCAAACAAAGTTATGTAAAACGCCGTTTGCCAGCCGATTCTTACAAAAAAGGCATTATTTCTGATATTGCCCAGGTTGGCGGTTACCCTGAATATAAAGGAAAACCTTATGTGGATACTGATAATGATGGTATTCCCGATGCCTGGGAAACTAAAAATGGTTTAAACCCAAAAGATGCAAAAGACGCTGCCAAAATTTCGAAATCAGGTTATTCGAATATTGAAGTATATTTAAATAGCCTGGTGGATGTTAATAAGGTGAGGCCTGCGAAAGGTTAA
- a CDS encoding DUF6298 domain-containing protein, producing the protein MPKTNHISKAIQLKTFAMMVILFLVANLSFAQKTKPVEPPKPIFKGKDGKMAYTPDEQGNRIPDFSYAGYMAGEKAIPTATIKVVVPLAKGDATLRIQSAINYVSKLPVGKDGLRGAVLLEKGTYEVAGTLKLTASGVVLRGSGFGENGTMIFATGLDRIGVIRILGKKNRIEEKPIAITDAYVPVNANKITLANTNGLKVGDKIIINRPSTKEWIETLKTVEFGGGESALGWKPGTRDIHWDRKITAINGSSITFDAPITTALDAKYGGGTVSKYQWEGRIAQSGVENLKIESDYHKENIKDEYHRWTAICLENVEDAWVRQVVFEHFAGSAVNLLETAKRITVEDCKSLAPVSEIGGERRFTFLTTGQQTLFQRLYSEYGYHDFAVGFCAPGPNVFVQCQSYLPFSFSGAIDSWASGVLFDIVNIDGQALSYLNRGQDGQGAGWSAANSVFWQCSAARVDNFQPPTAQNWAFGTWSQFAGNGYWDMSNEQIQPRSLYYAQLADRIGNDAETRNFVLPVETEASSSPPVDVAQKLTKLAYKPALTVSEYIDGASDRNKIPTETGQAKNIDKIGLDKVLQPTLANAMSIKNGWLVRGNQIVVGDRQDVPWWNGSARPYGLKNTKFHITRFVPGRSGNGLTDDLDEITDSMKNDSVKVLDHNYGLWYDRRRDDHERIRRMDGEVWAPFYELPFARSGQDKAWDGLSKYDITKYNLWYWDRLKQFANLADQKGLVLIHENYFQHNIIEAGAHYADFPWRTANNINNTGFPEPVPYAGDKRIFMAEQFYDITNEHRRAIHKAYIRKCLENFDGNSGVIQLIGAEFTGPLHFVQFWIDTINEWEKETGKHPIIGLSVNKDVQDAILADPKRAGVVDLIDIRYWHYQADGTAYAPQGGLSLAPRQHARLLKPKKTSFEEVYHAVSEYKNKFPEKAVIYSADSFDSFGWAILMAGGSLSNVSSIDASILNLASAMNPFLPAGKSAKQYGLENAGKAYILYNASTEAINLDLSQFSGKFNVKILNTKTGKALKEEKINGGSVVKLNKAAAGDEVIIINKI; encoded by the coding sequence ATGCCAAAAACTAACCATATATCAAAAGCAATACAACTAAAAACCTTCGCCATGATGGTTATCTTGTTTTTAGTTGCAAATTTGTCTTTTGCACAAAAAACAAAGCCTGTTGAGCCACCAAAACCCATTTTTAAAGGCAAAGATGGTAAAATGGCTTATACCCCGGATGAACAAGGGAACCGCATTCCCGATTTTTCTTATGCAGGTTACATGGCAGGCGAAAAAGCCATTCCAACTGCTACAATAAAAGTTGTTGTTCCTCTTGCGAAAGGTGATGCCACTTTAAGGATCCAATCGGCCATTAATTATGTTTCAAAATTGCCTGTCGGGAAAGATGGTTTACGTGGTGCGGTTTTATTGGAAAAAGGAACTTACGAAGTTGCCGGAACATTAAAATTAACCGCCTCTGGCGTGGTGCTACGTGGCAGCGGATTTGGCGAAAACGGTACCATGATTTTTGCCACAGGCTTAGATCGCATTGGTGTGATCAGGATTTTAGGCAAAAAGAACCGAATTGAAGAAAAACCCATTGCCATTACAGATGCTTATGTGCCTGTAAATGCAAATAAAATTACTTTGGCAAATACCAACGGCCTTAAAGTTGGCGATAAAATCATCATAAACCGCCCATCTACTAAAGAATGGATTGAAACCTTAAAAACAGTCGAATTTGGTGGTGGTGAAAGTGCTTTAGGCTGGAAACCAGGAACCAGGGATATCCATTGGGACCGTAAAATTACCGCAATAAACGGGTCAAGCATTACTTTTGATGCGCCAATTACTACTGCATTAGATGCTAAATATGGCGGAGGCACCGTTTCAAAATACCAGTGGGAGGGCAGAATTGCCCAATCGGGTGTGGAAAACCTAAAAATCGAATCAGATTACCATAAAGAAAATATTAAAGATGAATATCACCGCTGGACAGCCATCTGTTTAGAAAACGTAGAAGATGCATGGGTGCGTCAGGTGGTTTTTGAGCATTTTGCAGGTTCTGCCGTGAATCTACTCGAAACCGCTAAAAGAATTACCGTTGAAGATTGTAAATCACTTGCACCGGTTTCTGAGATTGGTGGCGAACGCCGTTTTACCTTTTTAACCACAGGTCAGCAAACGCTTTTCCAAAGGTTATATTCTGAATATGGTTACCATGATTTTGCAGTGGGTTTCTGTGCTCCGGGACCAAATGTTTTCGTTCAATGTCAGTCTTATTTACCTTTCAGTTTCAGTGGAGCGATTGATAGTTGGGCATCAGGTGTGTTATTCGATATTGTCAATATAGATGGACAAGCTTTAAGTTACTTAAACCGCGGACAAGATGGACAAGGCGCAGGCTGGAGTGCCGCGAACAGTGTTTTTTGGCAATGTAGCGCTGCAAGGGTTGATAATTTTCAACCACCAACCGCACAAAACTGGGCTTTCGGAACCTGGTCGCAATTTGCCGGAAACGGTTATTGGGACATGTCGAACGAGCAGATTCAGCCCCGCAGTTTATATTATGCTCAATTAGCAGACCGGATCGGGAATGATGCAGAAACCAGGAATTTTGTTCTTCCGGTTGAAACCGAAGCATCAAGCAGTCCGCCCGTTGATGTTGCCCAAAAACTCACAAAACTGGCTTACAAACCTGCTTTAACCGTTTCAGAATACATTGATGGGGCATCTGATCGGAATAAAATCCCGACAGAAACCGGGCAGGCAAAAAATATTGATAAAATTGGCTTGGATAAGGTGCTTCAGCCCACGCTTGCTAACGCGATGAGCATCAAAAATGGGTGGCTGGTTCGTGGGAATCAAATTGTGGTGGGGGATCGCCAGGATGTACCCTGGTGGAACGGCAGTGCCCGTCCTTATGGATTAAAAAATACTAAATTCCATATTACCCGTTTTGTTCCCGGTCGCTCAGGAAATGGCTTAACAGATGACCTTGATGAAATTACCGATTCGATGAAAAACGATTCGGTTAAGGTGCTTGATCATAACTATGGACTTTGGTACGACAGGAGAAGGGACGATCACGAACGCATCCGCCGCATGGATGGAGAAGTTTGGGCACCTTTTTACGAATTGCCTTTCGCCCGTAGCGGACAGGATAAAGCCTGGGATGGGTTGAGCAAATACGACATCACCAAATATAATCTCTGGTATTGGGACAGGTTGAAACAATTTGCAAACCTTGCCGATCAGAAAGGATTGGTGTTGATCCACGAAAATTATTTTCAGCACAATATAATCGAAGCTGGTGCACATTATGCCGATTTTCCATGGCGTACCGCAAACAACATCAATAATACGGGTTTCCCTGAACCTGTGCCTTATGCCGGGGATAAACGCATTTTTATGGCCGAGCAGTTTTACGACATCACCAACGAACACCGCAGGGCTATCCATAAAGCTTATATCAGAAAATGTTTAGAGAATTTTGACGGAAATTCCGGTGTCATTCAATTAATCGGTGCCGAATTTACTGGTCCTTTGCATTTTGTTCAGTTCTGGATCGATACCATTAACGAATGGGAGAAAGAAACAGGCAAACACCCGATTATCGGTTTAAGTGTGAACAAAGATGTTCAGGATGCAATTTTGGCCGATCCAAAACGTGCTGGAGTGGTTGACCTGATCGATATCCGTTACTGGCATTACCAGGCAGATGGAACCGCTTATGCACCACAAGGCGGATTAAGTTTGGCCCCACGTCAACATGCCCGTTTGCTAAAACCGAAGAAAACGTCCTTCGAAGAAGTTTATCATGCCGTATCCGAATACAAAAACAAATTCCCTGAAAAAGCAGTGATTTATTCGGCAGATAGTTTTGACAGCTTCGGATGGGCTATTTTAATGGCCGGAGGTTCGCTATCTAACGTAAGTAGTATAGATGCTTCTATTTTAAATCTTGCGTCCGCTATGAATCCATTTCTTCCGGCAGGCAAATCAGCAAAACAGTACGGATTGGAAAATGCAGGCAAAGCTTATATTTTATATAATGCTTCTACTGAAGCCATCAATCTCGATTTAAGTCAATTTTCTGGAAAATTTAATGTCAAAATATTGAATACCAAAACGGGAAAAGCCCTTAAAGAAGAGAAAATAAACGGTGGATCCGTAGTGAAATTAAATAAAGCAGCAGCAGGCGACGAAGTGATTATCATCAATAAAATTTAA